From one Methanobrevibacter woesei genomic stretch:
- the rrp4 gene encoding exosome complex RNA-binding protein Rrp4, translated as MIYVENKDLVIPGEVLADDDYYPGRGTFKEDGKICSSLMGLVSLRNKKIRVIPLKSKYVPKKGDVVIGKIEDVRFSMWDVDINSPYSGILPAFEVFGREKKELNKMFDVGDVLFLRVVEVDEVKKAKLGLKGRGMGKFNGGIVVEITPTKVPRLIGKKGSMINMIKDKTQCKIVVGQNGLVWVKGEEDMEQLTKNIIHLIESEAHTSGLTDKIKRKLYLEIDGIVLEEEQEDDESEDDYEELEKPKLQNFKEELEREEKEKQNKDLFYETIEEFKKKSKKDNSISIANKPQNSFILNNKDY; from the coding sequence ATGATATATGTGGAAAATAAAGATTTGGTTATTCCTGGTGAAGTATTAGCAGATGATGACTACTATCCAGGAAGAGGTACTTTTAAAGAAGATGGTAAAATATGTTCTTCTTTAATGGGGCTTGTTTCTTTAAGGAATAAAAAAATTAGAGTTATTCCTCTTAAAAGCAAATATGTTCCTAAAAAAGGAGATGTTGTAATTGGAAAAATAGAAGATGTAAGGTTTTCTATGTGGGATGTTGATATTAATTCCCCTTATTCTGGAATTTTACCTGCTTTTGAAGTCTTTGGAAGAGAAAAAAAAGAACTCAACAAAATGTTTGATGTTGGAGATGTTTTGTTTTTAAGAGTTGTTGAGGTAGATGAAGTTAAAAAAGCAAAACTAGGCCTTAAAGGAAGAGGAATGGGTAAATTCAATGGAGGTATAGTTGTAGAAATTACTCCAACTAAAGTTCCTAGATTAATCGGTAAAAAAGGTTCCATGATTAACATGATTAAAGATAAAACCCAATGTAAGATTGTTGTAGGTCAGAATGGTCTTGTATGGGTTAAAGGTGAAGAAGACATGGAACAACTTACTAAAAATATTATCCATTTAATTGAATCTGAAGCACACACCTCTGGTCTTACTGATAAAATCAAAAGGAAATTATACTTGGAAATTGATGGTATAGTTCTTGAAGAGGAACAAGAGGATGATGAATCTGAGGATGACTATGAAGAACTTGAAAAACCTAAACTCCAAAATTTTAAAGAAGAATTAGAACGTGAAGAAAAAGAAAAGCAAAATAAAGACTTGTTCTATGAAACAATTGAGGAGTTTAAGAA